The following proteins are encoded in a genomic region of Synechococcus sp. CBW1002:
- a CDS encoding Nif11-like leader peptide family RiPP precursor, whose amino-acid sequence MSFQQLVDACQTDTTLAEAIKTSESIDGICALALQHGISVTPEEVIKGTAAITSELSDADLAGVAGGSWSGNEGVDSGLAWAGGVVGAGVAVPAAMAATAILIK is encoded by the coding sequence ATGTCTTTCCAGCAGCTTGTTGACGCTTGCCAAACAGATACAACATTGGCGGAGGCGATAAAGACTTCAGAATCCATTGATGGCATTTGCGCTCTTGCTCTCCAGCATGGAATTAGTGTGACGCCAGAAGAGGTCATCAAAGGAACTGCGGCAATTACATCTGAATTGTCAGATGCAGATCTTGCTGGCGTAGCAGGAGGGTCTTGGTCTGGAAATGAGGGAGTAGATTCAGGCCTCGCGTGGGCGGGTGGAGTTGTTGGTGCTGGTGTAGCTGTACCAGCAGCAATGGCAGCCACTGCGATTCTTATTAAGTAA
- a CDS encoding IS630 family transposase has protein sequence MPPLVLSEDEVQQLRALANSRSLPHSIVQRAQIVLACGAGETNTAIAKRMGLTGMTVGKWRKRYLELGLEGLHDELRPGRPRTYEDDKVAEVINRALQTKPTDGSTQWSARSLAAATGVSKTTVHRWLQIFSVQPHRQKTFKLSTDPFFVEKVRGIVGLYLNPPDKAMVLCVDEKTQIQALDRTQPLLPMGLGYVEGVTHDYIRHGTTTLFAALDVATGEVISQCKPRHRHQEFLGFLRQIETSVPEDLDVHLIVDNYCTHKHAKVRAWLAQRPRFHVHYTPTYASWLNQVERWFGIITQRAIRRGSFSSVKELIAKIEQFVAAYNKTKAPFNWTATADSILEKLQRLCSQISRTGH, from the coding sequence ATGCCTCCGCTGGTCCTCAGCGAGGACGAAGTTCAGCAGTTGCGGGCCCTTGCGAATTCCCGGTCGCTGCCGCATTCGATCGTGCAGCGAGCCCAGATCGTCCTGGCCTGCGGAGCAGGCGAAACCAATACGGCGATCGCCAAACGAATGGGACTGACGGGCATGACCGTTGGCAAGTGGCGCAAACGGTACCTGGAGCTGGGCTTGGAAGGCCTCCATGACGAGCTCAGGCCTGGCCGGCCCCGCACCTATGAAGACGACAAGGTGGCTGAGGTGATCAACCGGGCCCTGCAGACCAAACCCACCGACGGCAGTACCCAGTGGTCCGCGCGCTCACTCGCGGCTGCCACTGGCGTCTCCAAGACCACCGTTCACCGCTGGCTGCAGATCTTCTCGGTGCAGCCGCACCGCCAGAAGACATTCAAGTTGTCGACGGATCCTTTCTTTGTCGAGAAGGTCAGGGGCATCGTCGGCCTCTATCTGAATCCTCCGGATAAGGCGATGGTGCTCTGCGTCGACGAGAAGACGCAGATCCAGGCCCTGGACAGGACTCAGCCGCTGCTGCCCATGGGCCTCGGTTACGTCGAGGGCGTCACCCATGACTACATCCGCCACGGCACCACCACCCTGTTCGCCGCCTTGGACGTGGCCACCGGTGAGGTGATCAGCCAGTGCAAGCCCCGGCACCGGCATCAGGAGTTCCTGGGCTTCCTGCGGCAGATCGAGACGTCCGTCCCCGAGGACCTTGATGTCCACCTGATCGTGGACAACTACTGCACGCATAAGCACGCCAAGGTCCGTGCCTGGCTGGCACAACGGCCCCGCTTCCACGTGCACTACACACCCACCTACGCCTCCTGGCTGAACCAGGTGGAGCGCTGGTTCGGGATCATCACCCAGCGGGCGATCCGGCGCGGCAGCTTCTCCAGCGTCAAAGAGCTGATCGCCAAGATCGAGCAGTTCGTGGCGGCCTACAACAAGACCAAGGCCCCGTTCAACTGGACGGCAACCGCCGACTCGATCCTGGAGAAGCTCCAGCGACTTTGCTCACAAATCTCCAGGACGGGACACTAG
- a CDS encoding IS3 family transposase: MAARRGVLIPSEQRNKAMDFLHEGLNAGASIKAVADLIGICSRTLRRWGLDISGQGFSVDRRKGAPREVAHRFTAKERQRVIDSVNDPRFADLAPAQIVAILAEERMYVGSESTIYRIMRQEGLLNHRGRARSPREPRPVPVLEATGVYQVLAWDITLLPGHVKGQFYYLYMVMDVWSRRILGVEVHERECSVLASAFFDRVCRDEGINKETAAVLHSDNGAPMRSFALAAKMAELGVSLSFSRPRVSNDNAYAESWFRTMKYHQSYPLRRFRELLSVKAWVDGFVEWYNAEHRHSGIKYVTPNQRHYGQADGICAIRQKTYEEARQKNPQRWSRHIRDWSQPQVVSINHPRPQQPIAT; this comes from the coding sequence TTGGCTGCAAGAAGAGGAGTCCTGATTCCGTCAGAGCAGAGAAATAAAGCCATGGACTTTCTCCATGAAGGCCTCAATGCAGGAGCTTCCATCAAGGCTGTTGCTGATCTGATCGGCATCTGTTCACGCACTCTGCGGCGCTGGGGGCTTGATATCAGCGGCCAGGGATTCAGTGTGGACCGCCGCAAGGGTGCCCCACGTGAAGTGGCTCACAGATTCACGGCAAAAGAGCGGCAGCGGGTGATTGACTCCGTCAATGATCCGCGCTTTGCCGATCTTGCGCCTGCTCAGATCGTGGCCATTCTTGCTGAGGAGAGAATGTATGTGGGTTCAGAGTCGACGATCTATCGCATCATGCGGCAGGAAGGCCTGCTGAATCATCGTGGCAGGGCCCGCTCTCCCCGCGAGCCAAGACCAGTCCCGGTGCTGGAGGCAACAGGAGTTTACCAAGTGCTGGCCTGGGATATCACCCTGTTGCCCGGCCATGTCAAGGGTCAATTCTACTACCTCTACATGGTGATGGATGTGTGGAGCCGCCGCATCCTTGGAGTGGAAGTGCATGAGCGCGAATGCAGCGTGCTCGCCAGCGCATTCTTTGATCGCGTCTGCCGCGATGAAGGAATCAACAAGGAGACTGCTGCGGTCCTGCACTCGGACAATGGCGCCCCCATGCGCTCATTCGCCTTGGCGGCCAAGATGGCGGAGCTGGGTGTTTCGCTCTCGTTCTCCAGGCCGCGCGTCAGCAACGACAACGCCTACGCTGAATCATGGTTCCGTACCATGAAGTACCACCAGAGTTATCCGCTACGGCGCTTCCGGGAACTGCTCTCGGTAAAAGCCTGGGTGGATGGCTTTGTCGAGTGGTACAACGCTGAGCACCGGCACAGCGGCATCAAGTACGTGACGCCCAATCAGCGGCACTACGGCCAGGCCGATGGGATCTGTGCCATCCGGCAGAAGACCTACGAAGAAGCTCGGCAGAAGAATCCGCAGCGCTGGAGTCGTCACATCCGTGACTGGAGCCAGCCACAGGTTGTGAGCATCAACCATCCCCGTCCGCAGCAACCTATCGCTACTTGA
- a CDS encoding transposase, which translates to MKPIYDQAVRAEIRNRMSPPNRESVAEIARSTGITTQTLYNWRSQWQKEGQLVPATSKPPEQWGASDKLAAVIQAAGLSGPDLGAYCRERGLYPKQLARWRQAAEDANGPSAPTMTDHRDLQRKNQEQARQIRRLERELQKKEKALSEAATLLMLSKKLDQLWLQEEES; encoded by the coding sequence ATGAAACCGATTTATGACCAGGCCGTGCGGGCTGAGATCCGCAATCGCATGAGCCCGCCCAACCGAGAGAGCGTGGCCGAGATCGCTCGCTCCACCGGCATCACTACCCAGACCCTCTACAACTGGCGCAGTCAGTGGCAGAAAGAGGGCCAGCTGGTGCCGGCCACCAGCAAGCCGCCGGAGCAGTGGGGCGCATCCGACAAACTGGCCGCCGTGATCCAGGCCGCAGGCCTCAGCGGCCCCGATCTCGGCGCTTACTGCCGTGAGCGGGGCCTCTACCCCAAACAGCTTGCCCGCTGGCGCCAGGCCGCTGAGGATGCCAATGGCCCCAGCGCGCCGACCATGACCGACCACAGGGATCTACAGCGCAAAAACCAGGAGCAGGCACGCCAGATCCGGCGCCTTGAACGTGAGTTGCAGAAGAAGGAAAAAGCTCTTTCGGAGGCGGCAACATTGCTGATGCTGTCAAAAAAGCTCGATCAGCTTTGGCTGCAAGAAGAGGAGTCCTGA
- a CDS encoding IS5 family transposase, giving the protein MYRRHNNGQISIKEFHLPFGGTLDPENRWVQLEGLIPWGELEETYAPQFSATIGAPAKSVRMAFGALYIKQKLGLTDEETVHQIRENAYIQFFLGFAGYTAKAPFDASMMVHFRKRFSDEDLRLINELVVQRGKEILLEALAQAADDDDHDDRDSSGGGAQLELDALIKPADWPEGKNWGTLTIDASCTPADITYPRDLKLLNEARTTTERVIDDLCSQSSGFRRHRPRYDRGLARAHFLRVAKQKRPRRRKVKAAIKHQLGYVRQNLKAIDALIGCGARLSELKRHWWQKLLACSELERQQGLLLASQTNSIPDRLVNLVQTHIRPMVRGKARAAVEFGAKVSVSVQNGFPFLHRISWNPYNEGEDLIAQAEKYKLDTGSYPERICADRIYITAKNRHFCTRNGIRLSGKRLGRPPKDPDVTTAHKHQLRSDQARRNEVEGVFGSGKRKYSLDLIMARLPAGAESSISMAFVVMCAEKVLRLLRLLFVLLFGWIYSFFMAWSAIRAPEGICRPGF; this is encoded by the coding sequence ATGTACCGGAGGCACAATAACGGTCAGATCTCAATCAAGGAGTTCCACCTGCCATTTGGCGGCACACTTGATCCCGAGAATCGCTGGGTTCAACTGGAGGGGCTGATCCCATGGGGTGAGCTGGAAGAAACCTATGCCCCTCAATTCAGCGCCACAATTGGCGCTCCAGCCAAATCAGTGAGAATGGCCTTTGGTGCTCTCTACATCAAACAGAAGTTAGGGCTCACCGACGAAGAGACAGTCCATCAGATCAGAGAGAACGCCTATATTCAGTTCTTTCTCGGCTTTGCGGGCTACACAGCCAAGGCACCGTTTGATGCCTCGATGATGGTGCACTTTCGCAAGCGTTTCTCTGACGAGGATCTGCGCCTTATCAACGAGCTGGTGGTGCAGCGCGGCAAAGAGATCCTTCTGGAAGCACTTGCTCAGGCAGCAGACGATGACGACCATGATGATCGTGATTCCAGTGGAGGAGGCGCTCAGCTAGAACTTGATGCGTTGATCAAGCCTGCTGACTGGCCAGAAGGAAAGAATTGGGGCACTCTCACGATTGATGCCAGTTGCACTCCAGCCGACATCACCTATCCCAGAGACCTCAAGCTCCTCAACGAGGCTCGCACAACGACCGAGCGAGTCATTGATGATCTGTGCAGTCAGTCATCGGGATTCAGGAGACATCGACCTCGCTACGACCGTGGCCTTGCTCGTGCTCATTTCCTGAGAGTGGCGAAGCAAAAACGACCACGTCGCCGCAAAGTGAAGGCTGCCATTAAACATCAGCTTGGCTATGTGCGGCAGAATCTCAAGGCCATTGATGCTCTGATCGGCTGCGGGGCAAGGCTTTCCGAGCTTAAGAGGCATTGGTGGCAGAAGTTGTTGGCCTGCAGCGAGTTGGAGCGGCAACAGGGCCTTCTGCTCGCCTCTCAGACCAACAGCATTCCAGACCGCCTAGTGAATCTTGTGCAGACCCATATCCGCCCAATGGTGCGAGGCAAAGCACGTGCTGCGGTGGAGTTTGGAGCCAAAGTCAGTGTTTCGGTTCAAAACGGCTTTCCGTTCCTGCACCGCATAAGCTGGAACCCCTACAACGAAGGAGAAGACCTGATCGCTCAGGCGGAAAAATACAAGCTGGATACAGGATCTTACCCAGAGCGCATCTGCGCCGACCGGATTTATATCACGGCCAAGAATAGGCATTTCTGCACGAGGAACGGTATTCGCCTCTCCGGCAAGCGATTGGGTCGCCCGCCCAAGGATCCTGATGTCACCACTGCACACAAGCACCAGCTCCGATCTGATCAAGCTCGACGCAATGAAGTGGAAGGCGTCTTTGGCTCTGGAAAGCGCAAGTATTCCCTGGATCTGATCATGGCTCGTCTACCAGCTGGTGCCGAATCCTCCATCTCGATGGCCTTTGTCGTGATGTGCGCGGAAAAGGTCTTGAGGCTGCTGCGCCTCCTTTTTGTCCTTCTTTTTGGGTGGATCTACAGCTTTTTTATGGCCTGGTCAGCGATCAGAGCGCCTGAGGGCATCTGCAGGCCAGGCTTTTGA
- a CDS encoding ATP-binding cassette domain-containing protein, protein MNDNNDSFSQSRIQTLQAILDCTDDPSLLDQSLPERTNIDAYDALAFIHSLLAIDTTLRLVKDTSLVDLYEYNQIHLRRTSIDTIGVSIADPPTLPTLVIRDDGSHVVFFTRKGKSYTYNPYDGAIAKNPDPNILRKPNKIFEAYSHFPSSVTSPFSLLKYAFRTDTIKLLVIVFASLLVAILGLAVPWITSFLVQTVIPSSSLSLLIQSIIPATLIIISSAICRHFQSLSLLAIEFSVNTKLQTAVWTKVLKLPFKFFQKYTAADLMMRVSSISTIRQLLGNQVLLALLTLVFSAVYFVLMFTYDRNLAFVAAGVTLVSIVVTVFLIHRQSLLQLPKAKAYADMADFSYQTIFGMPQIRSTGSEPFVFKEWTSKISLATNLDRRIMYWSGLLSSFNSIWNPLGTLAIYFYLVYNFILSPGQADPKQLVQSIIIFVPFYSAYVAFNSQLHSAVSSLSSVASQAVVEWDRAKPVIFAQEEQGYSPSAVMANIKGAISFNNVSFIYENDSDFLFKELSFSVQPGSFTAITGKSGCGKTTILKLLLGLYEPWSGSIAIDGTPLSKLNIKYYRQQVGVVIQSTRLPPGSIFEIVSAGKYYTEEEVWHALKQAAIDERIQKLPMGLDTIITEVGSSISGGERQRLGIARALISKPKVLLLDEATSALDAMSQEVVSKNIRDAGCTRIVVAHRLSTIQEADQILYIEDHRLKATGSFHELVAQGLLTDSLTSYTS, encoded by the coding sequence ATGAATGACAATAACGACTCCTTTTCTCAATCAAGGATTCAAACATTGCAGGCCATTTTAGACTGCACCGATGATCCATCGTTACTTGATCAGTCCTTGCCAGAGCGAACCAATATTGATGCCTATGATGCCCTTGCTTTTATCCACTCTTTACTTGCAATAGATACTACCCTTCGCCTCGTCAAGGATACCAGTCTTGTAGATTTATATGAGTATAACCAGATCCATTTGCGTCGAACATCCATTGATACGATTGGGGTATCAATAGCCGATCCTCCCACCTTGCCTACTCTCGTCATTCGGGATGATGGCTCCCATGTCGTATTCTTTACACGCAAAGGAAAAAGCTACACCTACAATCCATATGATGGCGCCATAGCAAAAAATCCTGATCCCAATATCCTAAGAAAGCCAAATAAGATCTTTGAGGCATATTCGCACTTTCCGAGTAGTGTTACATCTCCATTTTCATTACTCAAATACGCGTTCCGAACAGATACTATTAAATTGCTCGTTATCGTATTTGCCTCGCTCTTGGTGGCCATACTTGGATTAGCGGTACCATGGATTACCAGCTTTCTAGTGCAGACGGTCATCCCTTCGTCAAGCCTTTCGCTTTTAATTCAAAGCATTATACCAGCGACTCTTATCATTATTAGTTCGGCAATATGTAGACATTTTCAGTCGCTTTCTCTCTTGGCCATTGAGTTTAGCGTCAATACCAAATTGCAGACTGCCGTGTGGACCAAGGTACTTAAGTTACCTTTTAAATTCTTTCAAAAATATACGGCAGCTGACTTAATGATGCGCGTATCATCTATATCGACAATCAGGCAACTTCTTGGGAACCAAGTACTACTGGCCCTGCTTACGCTAGTATTTTCGGCTGTCTACTTTGTATTGATGTTTACATATGATCGAAATCTAGCTTTTGTTGCAGCAGGAGTGACCCTTGTAAGCATTGTAGTTACTGTATTTTTAATTCATAGGCAATCACTTCTACAGCTACCCAAGGCTAAAGCCTATGCAGATATGGCCGACTTTTCGTACCAAACAATATTTGGAATGCCTCAGATCCGCTCCACAGGAAGTGAGCCCTTTGTTTTCAAAGAGTGGACAAGTAAGATTTCATTGGCAACCAATCTTGATCGTCGAATCATGTACTGGAGTGGCTTATTAAGCAGCTTTAACTCGATTTGGAATCCTCTAGGAACACTTGCAATTTATTTTTATTTAGTCTATAATTTTATACTCTCACCAGGCCAAGCCGATCCCAAGCAACTTGTCCAGTCTATCATTATCTTTGTTCCTTTTTACAGTGCTTATGTGGCATTCAATTCTCAGCTGCATTCAGCTGTAAGCAGCCTCTCTAGCGTCGCGTCTCAGGCGGTGGTTGAATGGGATCGCGCTAAGCCAGTCATTTTTGCTCAAGAAGAACAAGGTTATTCTCCTTCTGCAGTGATGGCTAATATCAAGGGGGCAATATCTTTCAACAATGTTTCATTTATCTATGAAAACGATAGTGACTTTCTATTTAAAGAGTTGTCTTTTTCTGTGCAGCCGGGCAGTTTTACGGCCATAACCGGGAAAAGTGGTTGCGGTAAGACAACTATACTCAAATTGCTTCTTGGCCTGTACGAGCCATGGTCGGGCTCCATCGCAATTGATGGGACTCCGTTGTCTAAGCTGAACATTAAATACTATCGTCAGCAAGTTGGAGTCGTCATTCAATCAACAAGACTTCCGCCGGGAAGCATTTTCGAAATTGTTAGTGCTGGTAAATATTATACAGAAGAAGAAGTGTGGCATGCTTTGAAACAGGCAGCTATTGATGAGAGGATTCAAAAACTGCCAATGGGGCTTGATACAATCATAACCGAAGTTGGTTCCAGTATATCTGGTGGCGAGCGTCAAAGGCTAGGGATAGCCCGAGCTCTTATTTCAAAGCCTAAGGTCTTGTTGTTAGATGAAGCCACGAGCGCTTTGGATGCCATGTCTCAGGAAGTCGTTAGCAAGAATATTAGGGATGCAGGTTGTACCCGAATTGTGGTAGCTCATCGGCTTTCAACCATTCAAGAAGCAGATCAGATCCTTTACATCGAAGATCATCGCCTTAAGGCAACTGGATCCTTCCATGAACTAGTCGCGCAGGGGCTCTTGACTGACAGTCTTACAAGCTACACCAGTTAG
- a CDS encoding transposase, translating into MGIVSSRKIERACCEDLAFRVLTGHQQPDHSRISEFRRCNLDALKGQFIQILRLCQKAGMVQAKCLQAQGDSHERMLRVEKELEKEIKSEHLRARETHAQGLNSLYESTVVALGNVELPRGTASRGAHDSQLLVQLSEVLQFCKFLWFNWITRLKSKHYAKISPTYTSVFICSAVYHRMAFASSMHYVQPAKRSDFGNSRCWWTD; encoded by the coding sequence GTGGGCATCGTCTCCTCCCGCAAGATCGAGCGTGCCTGCTGCGAGGATCTGGCGTTTCGCGTGCTGACCGGTCATCAGCAACCTGATCACAGCCGTATCAGTGAATTCCGGCGCTGCAACCTTGATGCCCTCAAGGGCCAGTTCATTCAGATCCTGCGGCTGTGCCAGAAGGCTGGGATGGTGCAGGCCAAGTGCCTCCAAGCACAAGGCGATAGTCACGAGCGGATGCTCAGGGTTGAGAAGGAACTGGAGAAAGAGATCAAGTCTGAACACCTTCGTGCCCGAGAGACTCACGCGCAAGGCTTGAATTCTTTGTATGAATCTACAGTGGTTGCACTGGGCAATGTTGAGTTGCCTCGGGGAACGGCCTCCCGAGGCGCTCATGACAGTCAGCTTTTGGTCCAGCTAAGTGAGGTGCTACAATTTTGTAAATTTCTGTGGTTCAACTGGATCACAAGGCTAAAGTCAAAGCATTATGCAAAGATCAGCCCTACGTATACCTCGGTGTTTATCTGCAGCGCTGTCTATCACCGCATGGCTTTCGCTAGCAGCATGCACTACGTCCAGCCAGCAAAAAGATCTGATTTTGGGAATTCAAGGTGCTGGTGGACTGACTGA
- the phnD gene encoding phosphate/phosphite/phosphonate ABC transporter substrate-binding protein: MTAWLSLAACTTSSQQKDLILGIQGAGGLTETERQFKPLADYLSQSLSRNVKVEVMPSYQAGMNSIKIHKYAMAKLGPYAYATLPVNSGYKLFAGESSKGLPYYYSVFIARADSNIKELSDARGKRVALGDPLSASQSVLINRELASLGLSAGVDYTVVRLDNHKAILNALASNKADIGPVSSRFLPKILAASPTLFSDLVVIGNSRRIPNDAWVIDSTLPSDLKSKIEDAFFSLDDTKVTEEIENVDLFRNVSDDEYDFLRTTPRSAKK; encoded by the coding sequence ATCACCGCATGGCTTTCGCTAGCAGCATGCACTACGTCCAGCCAGCAAAAAGATCTGATTTTGGGAATTCAAGGTGCTGGTGGACTGACTGAAACAGAGCGCCAATTTAAGCCGCTGGCAGACTACCTGTCTCAAAGTCTATCTCGCAATGTAAAGGTTGAGGTCATGCCCTCCTATCAAGCGGGCATGAACAGCATTAAAATCCATAAATATGCAATGGCGAAGCTTGGCCCCTATGCTTATGCCACTCTTCCGGTTAATTCGGGCTACAAGCTATTTGCGGGCGAGAGCTCTAAGGGTCTACCCTACTATTACTCCGTCTTCATAGCTCGCGCTGACTCTAATATCAAAGAGCTATCAGACGCCCGCGGCAAGAGAGTTGCACTTGGGGATCCTCTGTCGGCATCTCAGTCTGTCCTTATCAACCGAGAATTGGCTTCTCTAGGCCTTTCAGCGGGAGTTGACTATACGGTCGTTAGGCTTGATAATCATAAAGCCATTCTTAATGCCTTGGCATCCAATAAGGCCGATATTGGCCCAGTCTCTTCGCGTTTTCTTCCCAAGATTCTAGCCGCTAGTCCTACGCTTTTTTCTGATCTAGTTGTTATTGGCAACTCAAGGCGTATTCCAAATGATGCCTGGGTCATCGACAGCACGCTTCCCAGCGACCTGAAGAGCAAGATTGAAGATGCATTCTTCTCCCTTGATGACACCAAAGTTACTGAAGAAATAGAAAATGTTGATCTGTTCAGGAATGTCTCCGATGACGAATATGATTTTTTGCGCACCACTCCTAGGTCTGCCAAGAAGTAG
- a CDS encoding FAD-dependent oxidoreductase, with protein sequence MSAIEAGQYDLIIVGAGLSGLSLASSLPNHSILILEAEDYVGGRVCSHQLDGVFAELGAIFPFKSARLSDSDSIPLAKPLGLYENGVLYLGSDPLEVLRSANGGLTPDFDLLASFTNPYISLLNGKLRIQNQSFGDLSRFSAHMKSQIDAFHRVIHPESVNLYSPAIVGHSLVDWPCLFNDAPNTSFVNSLLESLGGRVAVRTGCLVSQVSPGPFGQPVVQYRTGSDTFSTQSRFCAITAPASQMLGMLKDFQSSNCSFYRDVLYASGMVCAMVVDESSDFPRYIVSTDQIWSSMIPLTRRGKTILHFYITGSQAVSLWSSSDVEIVRKLGESIRSIGLVERFFGATVRRWRELGPILSEQLRLSYYPKHYRLAHNLWFAGEMALYTPSSPLSYGMSAAIKAGKMIASDILSA encoded by the coding sequence ATGTCTGCAATTGAAGCTGGTCAATATGACTTAATTATTGTAGGAGCCGGCTTGTCCGGATTAAGTCTTGCTTCCTCTTTGCCAAATCATTCAATCCTGATTCTTGAAGCGGAAGACTATGTTGGAGGACGAGTTTGCTCGCATCAGCTAGATGGGGTGTTCGCTGAACTCGGAGCCATCTTCCCTTTCAAATCAGCCAGACTTTCAGATTCTGATTCTATCCCACTTGCTAAGCCGCTTGGTTTGTATGAGAATGGCGTTCTCTATCTTGGTAGCGATCCGCTTGAGGTTCTCCGCAGTGCCAACGGAGGCTTAACGCCTGATTTTGATCTGTTGGCATCTTTTACCAATCCATATATATCCCTTTTAAATGGGAAGCTTCGAATTCAAAATCAGTCGTTTGGAGATCTGAGCCGGTTCTCTGCACATATGAAAAGTCAGATTGATGCATTCCATAGGGTTATTCACCCCGAGTCTGTTAATCTATATTCTCCAGCGATTGTGGGTCATTCTCTTGTTGACTGGCCTTGTCTATTCAATGATGCGCCCAATACCAGCTTTGTCAACAGTCTATTGGAGAGCTTAGGGGGGCGAGTCGCAGTGCGTACGGGATGTCTTGTGAGCCAGGTTTCGCCTGGTCCATTCGGACAGCCAGTGGTTCAGTATCGGACTGGCTCCGATACCTTTAGTACTCAGTCTCGGTTCTGTGCAATTACTGCTCCGGCCAGCCAAATGCTCGGCATGTTGAAAGACTTCCAGTCGTCTAACTGTAGTTTCTACCGTGATGTGCTCTATGCCTCTGGCATGGTATGCGCCATGGTTGTGGACGAATCGTCTGATTTTCCGCGGTATATCGTTAGCACTGACCAAATCTGGTCTTCCATGATACCTCTAACCCGTAGAGGCAAGACCATTCTACACTTTTATATCACTGGATCGCAAGCTGTTTCTCTCTGGAGCTCTTCAGATGTTGAGATTGTGCGTAAGCTTGGCGAATCAATACGCTCAATCGGTCTTGTTGAGAGATTCTTTGGCGCCACCGTTCGGCGATGGCGTGAACTTGGGCCCATACTTTCTGAACAGCTCAGGCTGAGCTATTATCCTAAGCATTATCGGCTTGCTCATAATCTTTGGTTTGCGGGTGAAATGGCTCTGTATACACCATCTTCGCCCCTTAGCTATGGAATGTCCGCCGCGATTAAGGCGGGCAAAATGATTGCTTCTGATATATTATCCGCATAG
- a CDS encoding ISAs1 family transposase, which yields MLLTVKSNQKTLYRQIGCQFQGKRHIPFTATDHEKRHGRDTVWELRAREAPEHIKANWPGSAWIVEVITGTLTRKGKRKIRHHLFLTSVRTTPQALLRLIRQRWSIENEWHWARDVQLGEDAHRYANRIGAPVFAFLRTIVMNLLRRGGYRSIRQGLRELAYDIKGMLALGGVASRGSLG from the coding sequence GTGCTCCTGACCGTCAAATCGAACCAGAAGACCCTCTACCGCCAGATCGGCTGCCAGTTCCAGGGAAAGCGTCACATCCCTTTCACTGCAACAGATCACGAGAAGCGCCACGGGCGCGACACCGTCTGGGAACTGCGAGCCAGAGAGGCACCGGAGCACATCAAAGCCAACTGGCCCGGCAGCGCCTGGATCGTTGAGGTGATCACAGGCACCCTCACCCGCAAGGGCAAGCGCAAGATCAGGCACCACCTGTTCCTCACCAGCGTGCGCACCACGCCACAAGCCCTGCTGCGCCTGATCCGTCAGCGCTGGAGCATTGAGAACGAATGGCACTGGGCCCGTGACGTCCAGCTGGGTGAGGACGCTCATCGCTACGCCAACCGGATCGGGGCCCCGGTGTTCGCCTTCCTGCGAACCATCGTGATGAACTTGCTGCGGCGGGGCGGCTACCGCTCGATCCGCCAAGGCCTGCGGGAGTTGGCCTACGACATCAAGGGAATGCTGGCACTTGGCGGCGTGGCCAGCCGAGGGAGCTTGGGCTGA